In Salipiger profundus, one genomic interval encodes:
- a CDS encoding GNAT family N-acetyltransferase, with translation MIAARKYDFRKVTVGDLPMLLEWQAQSHVREWWDSDEPYDEEEISDPRVSRWIVLVDGRPFAFMQDYSVHGWEEHHFAHLPKGARGIDQYIGDPKMIGVGHGTAFISARMNILFDGGAPVIATDPHPDNERAIAVYRKLGFEPSGQPKETQWGRILPMLATR, from the coding sequence ATGATAGCCGCCAGAAAATACGATTTCCGCAAAGTGACGGTGGGCGATCTGCCCATGCTGTTAGAGTGGCAGGCCCAGTCACATGTCCGCGAATGGTGGGATTCAGACGAACCGTATGATGAGGAAGAAATAAGCGATCCTCGCGTGTCGCGTTGGATCGTCTTGGTTGATGGGCGTCCATTTGCCTTCATGCAGGATTACTCCGTCCACGGGTGGGAAGAGCATCACTTTGCACATCTTCCAAAGGGTGCGCGAGGGATCGATCAATACATCGGCGATCCCAAGATGATCGGAGTTGGGCATGGGACGGCGTTCATTAGCGCGAGAATGAACATTCTCTTTGACGGCGGTGCGCCGGTGATCGCGACCGACCCTCACCCGGACAATGAACGAGCGATTGCAGTTTACAGGAAGCTAGGATTTGAACCGTCGGGGCAGCCAAAAGAAACGCAATGGGGTCGCATACTGCCGATGCTGGCAACGCGCTAA